One Halobaculum roseum DNA segment encodes these proteins:
- the glmS gene encoding glutamine--fructose-6-phosphate transaminase (isomerizing) has protein sequence MCGIIGCVGHDDETLDVVLDGLETLEYRGYDSAGVALAGDEIDVEKKEGRLEALREEIATHEVDPSGEIGIGHTRWSTHGPPTDENAHPHTDESGRVAVVHNGIIENYQSLRDELESEGVTFTSETDTEVVPHLFAANLETDLDAEAAFRRTLDRIDGSYAIAAVVAGDDRIFATRNDSPLVLGVGEDRYYLASDVPAFLEHTRDVVYLDDGEVAIIDAEGWAVTNRDGEPVEKDVSTVTWSAEQTGKSGYDHYMLKEIHEQPTALRQGLSGRLDELSGEVTVDELDTVATPETIHFVACGTSYHAALYGVELFREAGVPAQAFLASEYATGPAPVPENGLVVGVTQSGETADTLSALREAQGRGAVTLALTNVVGSTAARECDHALYIRSGPEIGVAATKTFSSQLTALNLLAETVTDGATGSRDLVAALRDIPGDIQQVLDETTAEEIVDEYRDNESFFFIGRGLHFPVALEGALKFKEITYEHAEGFAAGELKHGPLALVTRNTPVFAIVTGDGERARKTIGNVKEVEARDAPVVAVTDGQSDVERYADHVLEIPETHPRTAPMLANVQLQLVAYHMADRLGRSIDKPRNLAKSVTVE, from the coding sequence ATGTGCGGGATCATCGGCTGCGTCGGCCATGACGACGAGACGCTCGATGTCGTCCTCGACGGACTGGAGACGCTGGAGTACCGTGGCTACGACTCAGCGGGCGTCGCACTCGCTGGCGACGAGATCGATGTGGAGAAGAAGGAAGGACGGCTCGAAGCGCTCCGCGAGGAGATCGCCACACATGAGGTGGATCCCTCCGGCGAAATCGGGATCGGGCATACGCGGTGGAGCACGCACGGCCCGCCGACGGACGAGAACGCCCACCCGCACACCGACGAGTCCGGCAGAGTCGCGGTCGTCCACAACGGCATCATCGAGAACTATCAGTCGCTCCGCGACGAGCTCGAATCCGAGGGCGTCACCTTCACGAGTGAAACGGACACCGAGGTCGTTCCCCACCTGTTCGCCGCGAATCTCGAAACGGATCTGGACGCAGAAGCCGCGTTCCGTCGGACGCTCGACCGAATCGACGGGAGCTACGCGATCGCCGCGGTCGTTGCAGGGGATGACCGCATCTTCGCGACGCGTAACGACTCTCCGCTCGTGCTCGGGGTCGGCGAAGATCGCTACTACCTCGCAAGCGACGTGCCGGCGTTCCTCGAACACACGCGCGATGTGGTCTACCTCGATGACGGCGAGGTCGCGATCATCGACGCCGAGGGCTGGGCCGTCACTAACCGTGACGGAGAGCCCGTCGAAAAGGACGTATCCACGGTTACGTGGAGCGCCGAACAGACGGGGAAAAGCGGCTACGACCACTACATGCTCAAGGAGATACACGAACAACCTACCGCGCTAAGACAGGGGCTGAGTGGCCGTCTCGATGAACTCTCCGGCGAGGTAACCGTCGATGAACTCGACACCGTCGCCACGCCCGAGACGATCCACTTCGTTGCCTGTGGGACCTCCTATCACGCAGCCCTGTACGGCGTCGAACTGTTCCGCGAGGCCGGCGTCCCCGCACAGGCGTTCCTCGCCAGCGAGTACGCGACCGGTCCAGCGCCGGTCCCTGAGAACGGTCTCGTCGTCGGCGTCACACAGAGCGGGGAAACGGCTGACACCCTCTCAGCGTTGCGAGAGGCGCAGGGACGCGGCGCCGTGACGCTCGCGCTCACGAACGTCGTGGGATCGACGGCCGCCCGTGAGTGCGACCACGCGCTGTACATTCGCTCTGGCCCGGAGATCGGCGTCGCTGCAACGAAGACGTTCTCCTCGCAGCTCACCGCGCTGAACCTCCTCGCGGAGACGGTTACGGACGGTGCAACCGGGTCCCGTGATCTGGTCGCCGCGCTCCGCGATATCCCGGGCGACATCCAGCAGGTGCTCGACGAGACGACCGCGGAGGAAATCGTCGACGAGTACCGGGACAACGAGTCGTTCTTCTTCATCGGGCGCGGTCTCCACTTCCCGGTCGCGCTCGAAGGCGCGCTGAAGTTCAAGGAAATAACCTACGAGCACGCCGAAGGCTTCGCGGCGGGCGAGCTGAAACACGGCCCGCTCGCGCTCGTCACGCGCAACACGCCGGTGTTCGCGATCGTTACCGGCGACGGCGAGCGCGCCCGCAAGACCATCGGGAACGTCAAAGAGGTCGAAGCCCGCGACGCCCCGGTGGTCGCGGTCACCGACGGCCAGTCCGATGTCGAGCGGTATGCCGACCACGTGCTGGAGATCCCTGAGACTCACCCGCGGACCGCACCGATGCTCGCGAACGTCCAGCTCCAGCTCGTCGCATACCACATGGCCGACCGACTCGGGCGCTCGATCGACAAGCCGCGCAACCTCGCCAAGAGCGTCACCGTCGAGTAA
- a CDS encoding ribbon-helix-helix domain-containing protein, translated as MTDYTTVSIPKDLAERVEETLEGTSFSSTSDLVRFLLRSIVIQHQKRGSLSEAEFEEITDQLRDLGYLE; from the coding sequence ATGACCGACTACACCACCGTCTCCATCCCGAAGGACCTGGCCGAGCGCGTCGAGGAGACCCTCGAAGGGACGAGCTTCTCGTCGACTTCCGACCTCGTTCGGTTCCTGTTGCGAAGTATCGTCATCCAACACCAGAAACGGGGATCGCTTTCGGAGGCCGAGTTCGAGGAGATCACCGACCAGCTTCGGGATCTCGGCTATCTGGAGTAG
- a CDS encoding NAD-dependent epimerase/dehydratase family protein, producing MSTTDAFHVAVTGAAGFIGSRVVKILQRDHPEWEITALDNFYLGTVRQIDDVEVEHVDIRDRDYLEDALAGTDIVLHLAAISGVDDCDTNRDLAYDVNVTGTNNVAWFCRKTGAGLVFPFSMAVLGDPESFPISVDDSRDPLNWYGRTKVLNEDAIEHFADGAFPAHLYLKSNLYGEHTIGDSRVSKGTVINFFANRAAAGEPLTVYEPGTQARNFIHVKDVARAYVHSAERLQAQLDAGETGVEKYEIASREDPGVMEVAELVQRHAAEILGTEVDIELVENPRSGETLVDSFEVDISAAEETLGWTPQETVEGSIQDLLAAKAQEES from the coding sequence ATGAGCACGACAGACGCCTTCCACGTTGCAGTCACGGGTGCGGCCGGATTCATCGGCAGCCGCGTCGTCAAGATCCTCCAGCGTGACCACCCCGAATGGGAGATCACCGCCCTCGATAACTTCTATCTCGGGACTGTCCGCCAGATCGACGATGTCGAGGTCGAACACGTCGATATCCGTGACCGCGACTACCTCGAGGACGCGCTCGCGGGTACCGATATCGTGCTCCATCTCGCGGCGATCAGCGGCGTCGACGACTGCGACACCAACCGCGATCTCGCGTACGACGTGAACGTCACTGGGACGAACAACGTCGCCTGGTTCTGTCGCAAGACCGGCGCTGGACTGGTCTTCCCGTTCAGCATGGCAGTCCTCGGCGACCCGGAATCGTTCCCGATCTCTGTTGACGACTCGCGTGATCCCTTGAACTGGTACGGGCGAACGAAGGTTCTCAATGAAGATGCAATCGAGCACTTCGCGGACGGCGCGTTCCCCGCACACCTGTACCTGAAGTCCAATCTCTATGGCGAACACACGATCGGCGATAGTCGCGTTTCGAAGGGGACCGTCATCAACTTCTTCGCGAACCGGGCCGCTGCCGGTGAGCCGCTCACGGTCTACGAGCCGGGAACGCAGGCACGCAACTTCATTCACGTCAAGGACGTGGCCCGCGCATACGTTCACAGCGCCGAACGACTTCAAGCGCAACTCGATGCCGGGGAGACCGGCGTCGAGAAGTACGAGATCGCCTCCCGTGAGGATCCCGGCGTGATGGAAGTCGCCGAACTCGTCCAACGACATGCCGCGGAGATCCTTGGGACTGAGGTCGACATCGAGTTGGTCGAGAACCCACGAAGCGGGGAGACGCTGGTCGACTCCTTCGAGGTAGACATCTCCGCGGCCGAGGAAACGCTGGGATGGACGCCTCAGGAAACCGTCGAGGGATCGATTCAGGACCTCCTCGCGGCGAAGGCACAAGAGGAGTCTTGA
- the aglJ gene encoding S-layer glycoprotein N-glycosyltransferase AglJ, whose protein sequence is MTDDVCVLLPTYDEAATVADVVTDFRDHGFENVLVIDGGSTDDTRERAREAGARVEIQSGTGKGQAIREAVREHVTAEFVLMADADGTYRASDAEAMLEPLREGTAEHVIGDRFADMHEDAMSGLNRVGNTLFNGLFSLIHREDYSDILSGYRAFTVDSFERLRLSADGFGIETELAVECARHGVRTAVVPITYLPRPDGSNTNLHPVRDGGIILMAIYRQAKTSNPLFYFGSAGVVSGLAGAIVAAYVGYDWFVNGIPHNVLAIVAGVGIILGVQLLIFGVLSDLLVTLHSETLDRVEALEREVDGADTSSEVPTEGSTNPTETEERVGPPEQ, encoded by the coding sequence ATGACCGACGACGTCTGCGTCCTCCTCCCCACGTACGACGAGGCGGCCACGGTCGCGGACGTCGTCACCGACTTTCGCGATCACGGCTTCGAGAACGTCCTCGTCATCGACGGCGGCTCCACCGACGACACCCGCGAGCGTGCCCGCGAGGCGGGCGCCCGGGTCGAGATCCAATCCGGAACCGGGAAGGGCCAGGCGATCCGCGAGGCGGTCCGCGAGCACGTCACCGCCGAGTTCGTCCTCATGGCCGACGCCGACGGAACCTACCGTGCGAGCGACGCGGAAGCGATGCTCGAACCGCTCCGCGAGGGCACCGCCGAACACGTCATCGGCGACCGCTTCGCCGACATGCACGAGGACGCGATGAGCGGCCTGAACCGCGTCGGCAACACGCTCTTCAACGGACTGTTCTCGCTCATCCACCGCGAGGACTACAGCGACATCCTCTCGGGATATCGCGCGTTCACGGTCGACTCCTTCGAACGCCTCCGCCTCTCGGCCGACGGCTTCGGCATCGAGACGGAGCTGGCCGTCGAGTGCGCGCGCCACGGGGTGCGCACGGCGGTCGTCCCGATCACCTACCTCCCGCGACCGGACGGCTCGAACACGAACCTCCATCCCGTCCGGGACGGCGGGATCATCCTGATGGCGATCTACCGGCAGGCGAAGACCTCGAACCCGTTGTTCTACTTCGGGAGTGCGGGCGTGGTCTCGGGGCTCGCGGGAGCCATCGTCGCGGCGTACGTCGGCTACGACTGGTTCGTCAACGGGATCCCGCACAACGTGCTCGCGATCGTCGCGGGCGTCGGGATCATCCTCGGCGTGCAGCTGCTCATCTTCGGCGTGCTCTCGGATCTCCTGGTTACCCTCCACAGCGAGACGCTCGATCGCGTCGAGGCGCTCGAACGGGAGGTCGACGGAGCGGACACGAGTTCCGAGGTCCCCACCGAGGGATCGACGAACCCGACGGAGACAGAAGAGCGCGTGGGTCCACCCGAGCAGTGA
- a CDS encoding sugar phosphate nucleotidyltransferase, whose amino-acid sequence MSIDSAVVLAAGEGQRLRPLTKYRPKPMLPAANRPILEYVFDALIDAGVDDLHVVVGYEGDRVQNHFGPTYRNRTIKYHTQQKQLGSGHALLQARDALNGDFLVVNGDEVVDTETIEAVVDAHSAEDICTLAVVESAEAPMYGAVTLDESTVTELIEKPGTGSYRLLNTGVYALGPSFFSTVENVERTDGELALTDGIADVIDRGGHVRGVMADGLHSEVTYPWDLTALASTLLADGRVDEPEAAPGVYVADSASIAETADLYGPVVIGSDTVIEPGAVVGPDAAIGPNTTIEAGAVVRRSVLDTDTRVGANATLVDSITGQGAEIGAGSTAPGGPADVRVGDRVHENERLGCVLADRARLGGGATVSPGLLVGPGADIGAGVTLRRNVGEDTEVQG is encoded by the coding sequence ATGTCAATTGATTCCGCAGTCGTCCTCGCGGCCGGCGAGGGCCAACGACTCAGACCGCTTACGAAGTATCGACCGAAGCCGATGCTCCCGGCCGCGAATCGACCGATCCTGGAGTACGTCTTCGACGCACTGATCGACGCCGGGGTCGATGACCTCCACGTCGTCGTCGGCTACGAGGGCGACCGCGTGCAGAACCACTTCGGGCCGACCTACCGGAACCGGACGATCAAGTATCACACCCAACAGAAGCAGCTCGGAAGCGGGCACGCACTTCTCCAGGCCCGGGACGCACTCAATGGAGATTTCCTCGTCGTCAACGGCGACGAGGTCGTCGATACGGAGACGATCGAGGCTGTCGTCGATGCCCACTCGGCGGAGGACATCTGTACGCTCGCGGTCGTCGAGTCGGCCGAGGCGCCGATGTACGGTGCCGTTACGCTCGATGAGTCGACTGTTACCGAACTCATTGAAAAACCCGGAACGGGCTCTTATCGCCTGCTCAACACGGGCGTGTACGCACTCGGTCCCTCGTTCTTTTCGACCGTCGAGAACGTCGAGCGGACGGACGGCGAACTCGCACTCACCGACGGTATCGCTGATGTGATCGACCGCGGCGGCCACGTCCGCGGCGTCATGGCCGATGGCCTTCATTCTGAGGTGACCTACCCGTGGGATCTCACCGCCCTCGCCAGCACGCTACTGGCGGACGGCCGCGTCGACGAACCAGAGGCGGCTCCGGGCGTATACGTAGCCGACTCCGCGTCGATCGCCGAAACCGCCGACCTGTACGGGCCAGTCGTCATCGGCTCCGACACCGTCATCGAACCCGGCGCAGTCGTCGGTCCCGATGCTGCGATCGGGCCCAACACGACTATCGAAGCGGGCGCGGTCGTGCGTCGGTCGGTCCTCGACACGGACACGCGTGTGGGTGCGAACGCGACCCTCGTCGACTCTATCACCGGCCAAGGTGCCGAGATCGGGGCCGGTTCGACTGCGCCAGGTGGCCCCGCAGACGTTCGTGTGGGTGACCGCGTTCACGAAAACGAACGGCTCGGGTGTGTCCTTGCCGACCGGGCACGTCTCGGCGGCGGTGCGACAGTCTCTCCGGGGCTGCTCGTCGGTCCGGGGGCCGATATCGGTGCGGGGGTCACCCTTCGTCGTAACGTCGGCGAGGACACGGAGGTGCAGGGCTGA
- a CDS encoding TrmB family transcriptional regulator — protein MSSHDTGDLLDPLELTEYEEQALERLIELGRTTAPDLSEATGIPKARIYGVLDELADLGYLKEIPGRPKQYQPKPPEEILNRAIENRRQSYETDRARIEDTREEFVAAFGPLYEQASEDISPTEELFHVVDVGEPSERETRTLYADAQHEIRVITKSFEYFEAIEPAFAEAYERDCELRILFLDPDLLEPANRSIQRDMVEYIRTEYPAVEYRFSATRLPWRGTLIDPSLDYDSGDAVLLVEEEDVPLHKRQAAVTENHSFVAGLGRYFGLTWDHDTLADDPYDET, from the coding sequence ATGAGCAGTCACGACACGGGGGACCTCCTCGATCCGCTCGAATTAACGGAGTACGAGGAACAGGCACTCGAGCGCCTGATCGAGTTAGGCAGAACGACGGCGCCGGATCTCTCGGAGGCGACGGGGATTCCGAAGGCACGCATCTACGGTGTCCTCGATGAGTTGGCCGATCTGGGATATCTGAAGGAGATCCCCGGGCGGCCGAAGCAGTACCAACCGAAGCCGCCCGAGGAGATCCTCAACCGCGCGATCGAGAACCGACGACAGTCCTACGAGACCGACCGCGCACGAATCGAGGACACGCGCGAGGAGTTCGTCGCGGCGTTCGGTCCGTTGTACGAGCAGGCGAGTGAGGATATCTCACCCACCGAGGAACTCTTTCACGTGGTCGATGTCGGTGAACCGAGCGAGCGCGAGACGCGAACACTGTACGCGGATGCGCAACACGAGATCCGGGTGATAACGAAGAGCTTCGAGTACTTCGAGGCGATCGAACCCGCGTTCGCGGAGGCCTACGAGCGGGACTGCGAACTCAGAATCCTGTTTCTCGACCCCGACCTGCTTGAACCAGCGAACAGGTCGATCCAACGCGACATGGTGGAGTACATCCGTACAGAGTATCCGGCTGTCGAGTATCGGTTTAGTGCGACACGGCTTCCATGGCGTGGGACGCTCATCGACCCCAGCCTGGACTACGACTCCGGCGACGCGGTCCTCCTCGTCGAAGAGGAGGACGTTCCGCTACACAAGCGACAGGCCGCCGTTACCGAGAACCACTCGTTCGTCGCAGGGTTGGGTCGCTACTTCGGGCTGACGTGGGACCACGACACGCTCGCCGACGATCCGTACGACGAGACGTGA
- a CDS encoding NAD-dependent epimerase/dehydratase family protein, translated as MTILITGADGYLGWPTSLRIASRTDDRVVLVDNFGRREWVSEVGSVSATPVADIDTRLEAAEEVHGLTNLSFVEGDLTDRAFVDELLQVHEPETIVHTAAQPSAPYSQINGERANFTQHNNMQSTRNLAWGLHENDLSDTHLIETTTTGVYGAPEFPIPEGGATMENQGDRDDVPFPAMAGSWYHLTKSHDAANLRLAHKQFGIPVSDVRTAITYGAATEETAADDRLATRFDFDYYFGVVAHRFAAQAIAGYPITVYGKGEQRKPFVSLEDAVEGLARLALNDVDDRPDDHVVYNQVTRPISIVEMGTTIANVANEFGFDTAVEHFENPRDEDETHQMEIENDRYMDLIGTRRVTFEEGIRGVFERLADHTDRISAYEDRFLPGVLEDRLDDDKEETPAAADD; from the coding sequence ATGACGATCCTGATCACGGGTGCCGACGGCTACCTCGGCTGGCCCACGTCGCTGCGAATCGCATCCCGAACGGACGACCGCGTCGTCCTTGTCGATAACTTCGGTCGGCGCGAGTGGGTCTCGGAGGTCGGCTCAGTCTCCGCGACGCCCGTCGCGGACATCGACACGCGCCTCGAAGCGGCCGAGGAGGTCCACGGCCTCACCAACCTCTCGTTCGTCGAGGGCGACCTCACCGACCGCGCGTTCGTCGACGAACTCCTTCAGGTGCACGAGCCCGAGACGATCGTCCACACGGCCGCTCAGCCGAGTGCCCCCTACTCACAGATCAACGGCGAGCGCGCCAACTTCACGCAGCACAACAACATGCAGTCCACGCGCAACCTCGCGTGGGGACTGCACGAGAACGACCTCTCGGACACGCACCTCATCGAGACGACCACGACTGGCGTCTACGGCGCTCCCGAGTTCCCCATCCCCGAGGGCGGCGCGACGATGGAGAACCAGGGCGACCGCGACGACGTTCCCTTCCCCGCGATGGCAGGGAGCTGGTACCACCTCACCAAGTCCCACGACGCGGCGAACCTCCGTCTCGCACACAAGCAGTTCGGCATCCCCGTCTCGGACGTGCGCACCGCGATCACCTACGGCGCCGCGACCGAGGAGACCGCGGCCGACGACCGCCTCGCGACCCGCTTCGACTTCGACTACTACTTCGGTGTCGTCGCCCACCGCTTCGCCGCGCAGGCGATCGCGGGCTACCCGATCACCGTGTACGGCAAGGGCGAGCAGCGCAAGCCGTTCGTCTCGCTCGAGGACGCCGTCGAGGGACTCGCTCGGCTCGCGCTGAACGATGTCGACGACCGGCCCGACGACCACGTCGTCTACAATCAGGTCACGCGCCCGATCTCAATCGTCGAGATGGGCACGACGATCGCGAACGTCGCCAACGAGTTCGGCTTCGACACCGCGGTCGAGCACTTCGAGAACCCGCGCGACGAGGACGAGACCCACCAGATGGAGATCGAGAACGACCGCTACATGGACCTGATCGGCACCCGGCGGGTAACCTTCGAGGAGGGTATTCGCGGCGTCTTCGAGCGGCTGGCCGACCACACCGACCGCATCAGTGCCTACGAGGACCGCTTCCTCCCGGGCGTCCTCGAGGACCGTCTCGACGACGATAAGGAGGAGACGCCCGCGGCCGCGGACGACTGA
- a CDS encoding glycosyltransferase has translation MRARRHFARLAGLISLTGLPYLLYGLLYVVRGPEGSPADKDHEVEPTVSVVLPTYNEERIVESKLAGICEWDYPPEKMEVVVVDSSDDATPEIVREFFAERDAPELRLIEETERRGLAVALNEAYAAASNEVVVKTDCDSKVAEDALREAVANLADPEIEAVTGRNAEVLGGSEVERGYRDVQARIQTLESHVDSTFIFHGPFSAFERDSIVAIDEDSIADDTELALKIRKNGGRVVFDPAIRYREASHSEFRKRRTQKDRRAMGLLRLLWRQRDMLGRYDGYGRVVLPFNWWFMGVSPTLVMAGVGLASLGAVAVGGPLGLAVPVALGAFVWLGARDSLGSLQPTYALFDTQVSLFRAAVKLLRGEGDGTWDVDAELREAFQAE, from the coding sequence ATGCGAGCGCGTCGCCACTTCGCCAGGTTGGCGGGGCTGATCAGCCTCACCGGCCTTCCGTATCTCCTGTACGGCCTGTTGTACGTCGTCCGCGGTCCCGAGGGATCGCCGGCCGACAAGGACCATGAAGTCGAGCCGACGGTGAGCGTCGTGCTCCCGACGTACAACGAGGAACGCATCGTCGAGTCGAAGCTGGCGGGGATCTGCGAGTGGGACTATCCCCCGGAGAAGATGGAGGTCGTCGTCGTCGACTCCAGCGACGACGCCACGCCGGAGATCGTTCGGGAGTTCTTCGCCGAGCGCGACGCGCCCGAGTTGCGGCTGATCGAGGAGACGGAACGGCGCGGGCTCGCCGTAGCGCTCAACGAGGCGTACGCCGCCGCGAGCAACGAGGTCGTCGTGAAGACCGACTGCGACTCGAAGGTCGCAGAGGACGCGCTGCGGGAGGCGGTCGCGAACCTCGCCGACCCCGAGATAGAGGCTGTGACCGGCCGAAACGCGGAGGTGCTCGGCGGCAGCGAGGTCGAGCGAGGGTATCGCGACGTGCAGGCGCGAATACAGACGCTGGAGTCGCACGTGGACTCGACGTTCATCTTCCACGGGCCGTTCTCGGCGTTCGAGCGCGACTCGATCGTCGCGATCGACGAGGACTCCATCGCCGACGACACCGAGCTGGCGCTGAAGATCCGCAAGAACGGCGGTCGGGTGGTGTTCGATCCGGCGATCCGGTACAGGGAGGCGAGTCACTCCGAGTTCCGGAAACGGCGGACACAGAAGGACCGTCGGGCGATGGGCCTGCTGCGGTTGCTGTGGCGACAGCGGGACATGCTCGGTCGCTACGATGGCTATGGACGAGTGGTGTTACCGTTCAACTGGTGGTTCATGGGCGTCTCGCCGACGCTGGTGATGGCCGGCGTGGGACTGGCGTCGCTGGGAGCGGTCGCGGTGGGCGGGCCGCTCGGGCTCGCGGTGCCGGTAGCGTTGGGGGCGTTCGTGTGGCTCGGGGCTCGGGACTCGCTGGGATCGTTGCAGCCGACGTACGCGCTGTTCGACACGCAGGTGTCGCTGTTTCGGGCTGCGGTGAAGCTCCTGCGTGGGGAGGGGGACGGAACGTGGGACGTGGACGCGGAGTTGCGGGAGGCGTTCCAGGCGGAATAG
- a CDS encoding NAD-dependent epimerase/dehydratase family protein → MHVLVTGGCGYIGSALVPILRDDGRVDRITVLDNLSMSSPRNLMGSGLGSDDRLRFRRGDITEYGDVESAMRGCDTVIHLAAITGADSTHDRREETFHVNYDATRNVLRAAGKLDVSNVVFASSCNIYGRAASRDIDETVEPDPLNPYAESKYEAEDLLADAIDEYGYDGTALRMSTNYGYSPGMRFNLVVNHFVFRAITDRPLTVYGDGSNWRPFIHVKDAARAYAQAAFEPEDWPGRVYNVGANEANYRVEEIAEAVRDELDRDLDITYLEDEHPGPSYHVNFDRVAETGFELEHGLRTGIADLAERFQNGTGRGPLDE, encoded by the coding sequence ATGCACGTTCTCGTTACCGGCGGCTGTGGCTACATCGGCAGCGCGCTCGTCCCGATCCTCCGGGACGACGGGCGGGTCGACCGCATCACCGTTCTGGACAACCTGTCGATGTCATCGCCGCGGAACCTCATGGGAAGTGGGCTTGGCAGCGACGACCGTCTGCGCTTCCGGCGTGGCGACATCACCGAGTACGGTGACGTGGAGTCGGCGATGCGCGGGTGCGATACCGTCATCCACCTCGCGGCGATCACGGGCGCCGACAGCACACACGATCGACGCGAGGAGACGTTCCACGTGAACTACGACGCGACGCGGAACGTCCTTCGCGCGGCGGGGAAACTCGACGTCTCGAACGTCGTGTTCGCTTCCTCGTGCAACATCTACGGCCGTGCGGCCTCCCGCGATATCGACGAGACGGTCGAGCCCGACCCGCTGAACCCCTACGCCGAGTCGAAGTACGAGGCCGAGGACCTCCTAGCGGACGCGATCGACGAGTACGGCTACGACGGCACTGCGCTCCGCATGAGCACGAACTACGGCTACTCGCCCGGAATGCGGTTCAACCTCGTCGTCAACCACTTCGTCTTCCGGGCGATCACCGACCGTCCGCTTACAGTGTACGGTGACGGGTCGAACTGGCGGCCGTTCATCCACGTCAAAGACGCCGCTCGCGCGTACGCCCAGGCCGCATTCGAACCAGAGGACTGGCCCGGACGCGTCTACAATGTGGGCGCGAACGAGGCCAACTACCGTGTCGAGGAGATCGCCGAAGCCGTCCGCGATGAACTCGACCGCGACCTCGACATCACGTATCTGGAGGACGAGCACCCGGGGCCCTCGTATCACGTGAACTTCGACCGCGTCGCCGAAACGGGATTCGAGCTCGAACACGGCCTTCGAACGGGAATTGCCGACTTGGCCGAGCGATTCCAGAACGGCACCGGCAGGGGACCCCTCGATGAGTGA
- the glmU gene encoding bifunctional sugar-1-phosphate nucleotidylyltransferase/acetyltransferase — MQTIVLAAGQGTRMRPLTDRRPKPMLPVAGDPLVAHTAEAAVAAGASELVIVVGYEADEVRDYFGEEFAGVPVTFAEQPNQRGTADAVRAGASHLDSGPFAVLNGDALYDRGSLATLYDSAPAVGSYRVDNPSTYGVLHTDRSGDRPRVTGVTEKPADPPSNLINTGAYVFPAQAHDWLDVGESERGELELTDVLERACVEAHVTAVPFDRWLDVGRPWELLEANEWKLDELDRRVNGDVHEDADLRGAVVVENGAEIDSGVVIEGPTLIRSGASVGPNAYVRGRTLVGRDAKVGHSVEVKNSVLMGGATVGHLSYVGDSLLGRDVNFGAGTTVANLRHDDEDIRTLIKGEVVSTGRRKFGVVCGDGVKTGIQTSLNAGVKLSSGARTGPGERVLREPGSDH, encoded by the coding sequence ATGCAAACCATTGTTCTCGCCGCCGGCCAGGGGACGAGAATGCGCCCGCTGACGGATCGCCGACCCAAGCCGATGCTGCCGGTCGCCGGGGATCCGTTAGTCGCACACACAGCCGAGGCCGCAGTCGCGGCCGGTGCCAGCGAGCTGGTGATCGTCGTCGGCTACGAGGCGGACGAGGTACGCGACTACTTCGGTGAGGAGTTCGCGGGCGTCCCCGTCACGTTCGCGGAACAGCCTAACCAGCGCGGTACCGCCGACGCCGTCCGCGCGGGCGCGTCACATCTCGACTCGGGTCCGTTCGCCGTGCTCAACGGGGACGCCCTGTACGACCGCGGATCGCTGGCGACGCTGTACGACTCGGCACCGGCCGTCGGGTCGTATCGTGTCGACAACCCCAGCACCTACGGTGTCCTCCACACCGACCGGTCGGGGGATCGACCGCGTGTGACCGGGGTCACCGAGAAACCCGCGGATCCGCCTTCGAACTTGATCAACACTGGCGCGTACGTGTTCCCTGCTCAGGCGCACGACTGGCTCGATGTCGGCGAGAGCGAACGCGGCGAACTCGAACTCACGGACGTTCTCGAACGGGCTTGTGTGGAGGCCCACGTCACTGCGGTTCCGTTTGACCGGTGGCTCGATGTCGGCCGCCCGTGGGAGCTGCTCGAAGCGAACGAGTGGAAGCTCGACGAACTCGATCGGCGGGTCAACGGCGACGTACACGAGGACGCGGATCTTCGTGGCGCGGTCGTCGTCGAGAACGGCGCCGAGATCGATTCGGGTGTGGTGATCGAGGGGCCAACGTTGATCCGGTCAGGCGCGAGCGTGGGTCCCAACGCGTACGTACGCGGACGAACGCTCGTCGGTCGAGACGCGAAGGTAGGCCACAGCGTCGAGGTGAAAAACAGCGTACTGATGGGGGGTGCCACCGTGGGCCACCTCTCGTACGTCGGCGACAGTCTCCTCGGACGCGACGTGAACTTCGGCGCGGGGACGACCGTCGCGAACCTGCGTCACGACGACGAGGACATCCGGACGCTGATCAAGGGCGAGGTCGTCTCGACCGGACGGCGGAAGTTCGGGGTCGTCTGCGGCGACGGCGTGAAGACTGGTATCCAGACGAGTTTGAACGCCGGAGTGAAGCTATCGTCCGGGGCACGAACCGGGCCTGGCGAACGTGTGCTTCGCGAACCGGGATCCGACCACTAA